A single region of the Lycium barbarum isolate Lr01 chromosome 2, ASM1917538v2, whole genome shotgun sequence genome encodes:
- the LOC132629387 gene encoding inactive protein RESTRICTED TEV MOVEMENT 2-like, which yields MQKMNSKGAEVATPTQIYEDFVPSSKLVKEEHSDTLHLTLPGFKNEQMRVQLTKTGILKISGQRPIGQNKWQRFQKEFPVAENCDQSKISAKFENGTLYIKQPKLITSSVKKDKELAATEAENSPAAKRQKTTLRDEFAKQDNTENIAAKRPAKEEPKNNSPKITEQTESKSPPENKLPAHERSSSSSSYTESECESTDDETDDETAGHTSCLAANLKKPKKVMKMSLVALLVVGISLYVAYVMKSPQL from the exons atgcaGAAGATGAATTCAAAGGGAGCTGAAGTTGCTACACCCACTCAAATATATGAAGATTTTGTGCCATCTTCAAAGCTGGTTAAGGAAGAACATTCTGACACTCTTCACCTTACTCTTCCAG GTTTCAAGAACGAACAGATGAGGGTTCAACTGACCAAAACAGGAATTCTGAAGATCAGTGGACAAAGGCCAATTGGGCAGAATAAATGGCAGAGATTTCAGAAGGAATTTCCAGTTGCAGAAAATTGTGACCAAAGCAAAATCAGTGCAAAGTTTGAAAATGGCACACTTTATATTAAACAACCAAAACTGATAACTTCATCAGTGAAAAAAGATAAGGAATTGGCAGCCACAGAAGCTGAGAATAGCCCTGCAGCTAAAAGACAGAAGACCACTTTACGAGATGAATTTGCTAAGCAGGATAATACTGAAAATATCGCTGCTAAAAGGCCAGCAAAAGAAGAACCAAAGAACAATAGTCCCAAAATCACCGAGCAAACAGAATCTAAAAGTCCTCCAGAAAACAAATTACCAGCACATGAACGTAGTTCAAGTAGTAGTTCTTACACTGAATCTGAATGTGAATCGACAGATGACGAGACAGATGATGAAACAGCCGGACATACCAGTTGTTTGGCTGCAAACCTGAAGAAGCCAAAGAAAGTGATGAAAATGAGTCTTGTTGCTCTATTGGTTGTTGGAATCAGCCTTTATGTCGCCTATGTGATGAAGTCCCCCCAGTTATGA
- the LOC132626311 gene encoding inactive protein RESTRICTED TEV MOVEMENT 2-like isoform X2, translating into MQKMNSKGAEVATPTQIYEDFVPSSKLVKEEHSDTLHLTLPGFKNEQMRVQLTKTGILKISGQRPIGQNKWQRFQKEFPVAENCDQSKISAKFENGTLYIKQPKLITSSVKKDKELAATEAENSPAAKRQKTSLRDEFSKQENADINTPAKEELKNSSTKTSEQTEAKNLAGKKLPADESSSSSSSCSESESESTDDETTGNASCLAASLKKPRKVMKMTLVALSVLGIGLYVANVMKSANEAEK; encoded by the exons atgcaGAAGATGAATTCAAAGGGAGCTGAAGTTGCTACACCCACTCAAATATATGAAGATTTTGTGCCATCTTCAAAGCTAGTTAAGGAAGAACATTCTGACACTCTTCACCTTACTCTTCCAG GTTTCAAGAACGAACAGATGAGGGTTCAACTGACCAAAACAGGAATTCTGAAGATCAGTGGACAAAGGCCAATTGGGCAGAATAAATGGCAGAGATTTCAGAAGGAATTTCCAGTTGCAGAAAATTGTGACCAAAGCAAAATCAGTGCAAAGTTTGAAAATGGCACACTTTATATTAAACAACCAAAACTGATAACTTCATCAGTGAAAAAAGATAAGGAATTGGCAGCCACAGAAGCTGAGAATAGCCCTGCAGCTAAAAGACAGAAGACCTCTTTAAGAGATGAATTTAGTAAGCAGGAAAATGCTGATATTAATACACCTGCTAAAGAAGAATTAAAGAACAGTAGTACTAAAACCAGTGAGCAAACAGAAGCTAAAAATCTTGCAGGAAAAAAATTACCAGCAGATGAAAGTAGTTCAAGTAGTAGTTCTTGCAGTGAATCTGAAAGCGAATCGACTGATGATGAAACGACCGGAAATGCTAGTTGTTTGGCTGCAAGCCTGAAGAAGCCAAGGAAAGTGATGAAAATGACTCTTGTTGCTCTTTCAGTTCTTGGCATTGGGCTCTATGTTGCCAACGTGATGAAGTCTGCAAATGAAGCTGAAAAATGA
- the LOC132628443 gene encoding double-stranded RNA-binding protein 1-like has product MYKSKLQEVCQNKKWALPKYCCMKDGEDHDPKFKASVVVNGINFDSPTLCKSSKEAHNEAAKFAFLHFTSEITSIVYVKYITRTNSVAQLALMTLVTVSFEKSNASSYKSFLQELAQHEEICLPEYRTTGVGEPHNLTFLSNVEIEGEIFRGDGAKSKKQAEENAAKVAYTALTKCKSFFAGNPSIVSSDFECEIVKTEPIMDSLSISIDQEKFRGLSHIIRLFSDATKVFMALADEKDMVNASSISLGMQELSVNEKSCSSVESSCNFRSKTISSAAMTPSKSSTLSNANSSARTTAETKSYLLSNRVRVYKYIPDEVFPRGTIVLPIAEDKWAVVSLEFPNEKCG; this is encoded by the exons ATGTACAAGTCAAAGCTGCAAGAAGTGTGTCAAAACAAGAAATGGGCACTACCTAAATACTGTTGTATGAAAGATGGAGAAGACCACGACCCAAAATTCAAAGCATCTGTGGTTGTCAATGGCATTAATTTTGACTCTCCAACTTTGTGCAAATCATCTAAGGAAGCCCATAATGAAGCTGCTAAGTTTGCTTTCCTTCACTTTACTTCTG AAATTACCAGCATTgtatatgtaaaatatattacTCGTACTAATTCTGTTGCACAGCTTGCATTAATGACACTGGTAACCGTTTCCTTTGAAAAG AGTAATGCCAGCAGTTACAAGAGTTTCCTGCAAGAACTGGCACAACATGAAGAAATTTGCTTGCCTGAATATAGAACAACCGGGGTTGGTGAGCCTCACAATTTAACGTTCTTGTCAAATGTGGAAATTGAAGGAGAAATATTTCGCGGAGATGGTGCAAAGTCCAAGAAACAGGCAGAAGAAAATGCCGCCAAGGTTGCTTATACCGCTTTGACAAAAT gCAAATCTTTCTTTGCTGGTAATCCTTCAATTGTTTCCTCGGACTTTGAATGTGAAATTGTCAAAACTGAACCTATCATGGATTCACTGTCCATTtctattgatcaagaaaaattcaGAGGTTTGTCTCATATTATAAGACTGTT TTCTGATGCAACTAAAGTATTCATGGCTTTGGCAGATGAAAAGGATATGGTTAATGCATCTTCGATTTCTCTGGGCATGCAAGAGCTCAGTGTAAATGAGAAATCATGTTCTTCAGTGGAATCATCATGCAATTTTCGTAGTAAAACTATATCATCAGCTGCAATGACACCATCCAAATCATCTACTCTCTCGAATGCAAATTCTAGTGCAAGGACGACTGCAGAAACCAAAAGTTACCTCCTTTCCAATAGGGTCAGAGTGTACAAATACATTCCAGATGAGGTGTTCCCCAGGGGTACTATTGTGCTTCCTATTGCTGAAGATAAGTGGGCTGTTGTGAGCTTGGAATTCCCCAACGAGAAGTGTGGCTAA